Proteins from a single region of Longimicrobiales bacterium:
- a CDS encoding 3-hydroxybutyryl-CoA dehydrogenase, with protein sequence MSIDRIAVVGGGTMGNGIAHVAAQNGKSVRILDLSSDVLESALATIAKNLDRQVKKELIDQAARDATLARIETTTDVAAGAEGMDLVIEAVPEKAQLKYDIFETLDRATGPETILASNTSSISITEIAARTGRPDKVIGMHFMNPVPVMKLIEVIRGLATSDETTRKIFTLSEELGKTPVEVNDFPGFVANRVLMPMINEAVFALMEGVAEPEAIDTIMKLGMNHPMGPLELADLIGLDTCLNILEVLHRELGDDRYRPCPLLRKYCAAGWHGRKSGRGFYNYP encoded by the coding sequence ATGAGTATCGATCGGATCGCTGTTGTCGGTGGAGGCACGATGGGCAACGGCATCGCCCACGTCGCCGCGCAGAACGGCAAGTCGGTGCGCATCTTAGACCTCTCCAGCGACGTTCTCGAGAGTGCGCTCGCGACCATCGCCAAGAATCTCGATCGGCAGGTCAAGAAGGAGCTCATCGACCAAGCCGCTCGCGACGCGACGCTCGCGAGGATCGAGACCACGACAGATGTGGCCGCTGGTGCAGAGGGTATGGACCTTGTGATCGAGGCGGTCCCCGAGAAGGCGCAGCTCAAGTACGATATTTTTGAAACGCTCGATCGGGCAACGGGCCCTGAGACGATACTGGCGAGCAACACTTCGTCGATCTCCATCACCGAGATTGCCGCACGTACAGGTCGCCCCGACAAGGTCATTGGGATGCACTTTATGAATCCCGTTCCGGTCATGAAGCTCATCGAGGTCATTCGTGGCCTCGCGACGAGCGATGAAACGACCCGGAAAATCTTTACGTTGTCTGAGGAACTCGGGAAGACTCCGGTGGAGGTCAACGACTTCCCTGGTTTCGTTGCGAACCGGGTCCTGATGCCGATGATCAACGAGGCCGTCTTCGCACTCATGGAGGGCGTCGCCGAGCCTGAGGCCATCGACACCATCATGAAGCTCGGGATGAACCACCCGATGGGTCCGCTCGAACTCGCGGATCTGATTGGCTTGGATACGTGCCTCAACATTCTCGAGGTGCTGCACCGAGAGCTGGGCGACGACCGATACCGGCCTTGCCCGCTCCTCCGGAAGTACTGTGCAGCCGGATGGCACGGCAGGAAGAGTGGGCGTGGGTTCTACAACTACCCGTAG
- a CDS encoding type II CAAX endopeptidase family protein produces MPEGASTGSPFTQENGRVRVGWRISLFVLITMVVTGLAGVVLPAGLQFGSFALLLGALLGGWSMLALDGKSPDALGLYVERSTAREMALGTTIGVGIALVVVGVMAAAGGLTWSAQPGSAAEWVKGGVGALLLLTVPAAAEEALLRGYPLQALAEAVGAPLALVATSVAFGMMHMGNPDVTALGLANVTAAGLLLGAVYLRTGSLWWATGVHLGWNWAHGYLVDLPVSGLEILDAPLYEGASAGPDWLGGGAFGPEGSAVTTVVVLAASALVWWGGWLKPSETALRSEPLVFDGRNESIGS; encoded by the coding sequence TTGCCTGAAGGTGCCTCGACCGGGTCACCGTTCACGCAGGAGAATGGGCGGGTCCGGGTCGGATGGCGGATTTCGCTCTTCGTGTTGATCACGATGGTGGTCACAGGGCTGGCGGGAGTCGTACTCCCAGCGGGGCTTCAGTTTGGCTCCTTTGCGCTCCTGTTGGGCGCGCTGTTGGGGGGCTGGAGCATGTTGGCGTTGGACGGGAAGTCGCCTGATGCCCTCGGTTTATACGTCGAACGTTCTACGGCGAGAGAGATGGCGCTGGGGACGACGATCGGCGTCGGGATCGCGTTGGTGGTAGTAGGTGTGATGGCAGCGGCGGGAGGCCTGACTTGGTCGGCTCAGCCCGGCTCTGCCGCCGAGTGGGTTAAGGGGGGCGTAGGCGCTCTACTTTTGCTGACGGTGCCCGCAGCTGCGGAGGAAGCGCTGCTGAGGGGATATCCTCTTCAAGCGCTTGCAGAGGCGGTTGGGGCTCCGCTGGCTTTGGTCGCGACTTCCGTCGCGTTTGGCATGATGCACATGGGGAACCCGGATGTGACGGCGCTGGGGTTGGCCAACGTCACGGCGGCGGGACTCCTCCTGGGTGCGGTGTACCTCCGGACCGGGAGCCTGTGGTGGGCGACCGGCGTGCATCTCGGTTGGAATTGGGCGCACGGGTATCTCGTGGACCTGCCGGTGAGCGGTTTAGAGATTCTCGATGCGCCGTTGTACGAAGGTGCTTCTGCTGGGCCTGACTGGTTGGGCGGAGGAGCCTTCGGGCCGGAGGGTAGTGCGGTGACGACTGTTGTCGTTCTGGCCGCCAGCGCTCTCGTATGGTGGGGCGGCTGGTTGAAACCGAGCGAAACGGCGTTGAGGTCGGAGCCGCTGGTGTTTGACGGACGAAACGAATCAATAGGGTCATGA
- a CDS encoding acetyl-CoA C-acyltransferase: MTDKSKIPVILKGGARTPIGRFLGGLSPLTAAQLGAVAVRAAIERSGIDASEIDEVIMGNVVSAGGGQAPARQAAVHGGVPPTIPAVTINKVCGSGLKAVMLGAQAIRAGDARLVLAGGMESMSNVPYYARGMRSGVKFGNQTLEDGLIHDGLWCSFGDCHMGGHAEYTATKAGVSREEADGFSLRSHQKAVAAIEAGRFKDEIVAVEVKNRKGVTVVDTDESPRADTSVEALGRLRPAFVRDAPDDIDVHVVTAGNAPGLNDGAAAIMVASLEYAEANGLAIDAIISGYATGATEPQDLFFAPIAAVNNLMAKENKAIGDYDLVEVNEAFAVQAIADMNALGMDEARVNVNGGAVALGHPIGASGTRILITLLNAMDQQSAGTGLATLCLGGGNAVALSVEKA; the protein is encoded by the coding sequence ATGACCGATAAATCGAAGATACCCGTGATTCTTAAGGGAGGCGCCCGCACTCCCATAGGTCGTTTCCTTGGTGGCCTGAGCCCGCTGACTGCTGCCCAGTTGGGTGCCGTTGCGGTCCGCGCGGCCATCGAGCGCTCTGGCATAGACGCCTCCGAGATCGATGAAGTGATCATGGGCAACGTCGTCTCGGCCGGAGGCGGTCAGGCCCCCGCGCGGCAGGCTGCGGTTCACGGTGGAGTACCGCCCACGATCCCTGCTGTCACGATCAACAAGGTGTGCGGCTCTGGACTCAAAGCTGTCATGCTCGGCGCCCAGGCGATCCGGGCGGGAGATGCACGGCTCGTTCTCGCCGGCGGGATGGAGTCCATGTCCAACGTGCCCTACTACGCACGGGGCATGCGTAGTGGTGTGAAGTTCGGGAACCAAACTCTTGAGGACGGTCTGATTCACGACGGCCTGTGGTGTTCCTTCGGGGATTGCCACATGGGCGGTCACGCCGAGTACACGGCGACGAAGGCGGGTGTCAGCCGTGAGGAGGCAGATGGATTCTCGCTGCGCTCGCACCAGAAAGCGGTAGCCGCTATCGAAGCCGGCCGATTCAAAGACGAGATCGTGGCCGTCGAGGTGAAGAACAGGAAGGGTGTTACCGTGGTGGATACGGACGAAAGCCCCCGGGCCGACACCTCTGTTGAAGCCTTGGGCAGGCTCCGGCCCGCATTCGTGCGCGACGCCCCCGACGACATCGACGTACATGTCGTGACCGCTGGGAACGCGCCCGGCCTCAATGACGGAGCCGCTGCGATCATGGTCGCGTCTCTCGAGTACGCTGAGGCGAACGGACTCGCCATCGACGCAATCATCTCGGGCTACGCGACCGGAGCTACAGAGCCCCAAGATCTGTTCTTTGCTCCGATTGCAGCCGTGAACAACCTCATGGCCAAAGAAAACAAGGCCATTGGGGACTACGACCTCGTGGAGGTGAACGAGGCTTTTGCTGTGCAGGCCATTGCCGATATGAACGCACTCGGGATGGACGAAGCGCGCGTGAATGTGAACGGAGGTGCGGTTGCGCTCGGGCACCCCATCGGTGCATCAGGCACCCGTATTCTGATCACACTTTTGAACGCGATGGACCAACAGAGCGCGGGGACGGGCCTCGCGACGCTTTGCCTCGGTGGCGGAAACGCCGTGGCTCTGTCTGTCGAGAAAGCCTAG
- a CDS encoding MBL fold metallo-hydrolase produces the protein MTMPDSPDSPRSTQVGGIRIHAIEAGHQWLDGGAMFGVVPKPLWERRIPADERNRIPLALRCLLVEAPGALVLIDTGIGNKESDKFHDLYGVENEGTPSMLEDGIRAAGFSPDDVDIVLNTHLHFDHAGGNTFVDAEGRVAPSFPRARYVVQKGEFDFAHGGNERVRASYLARNFDPIAEAGLWDFVEGPAQVTEGIRVVPSPGHTPFHQSVLIESEGRTACYLADVCPTAAHVPLPWIMGYDLEPLVTLESKRGLWTQAREEDWLLVFEHDPQVAWGRLDPGSDRPTLVSQ, from the coding sequence ATGACGATGCCTGACTCTCCTGACTCTCCTCGGAGCACCCAGGTGGGTGGAATCCGCATCCATGCTATCGAAGCGGGACACCAATGGTTGGACGGCGGCGCGATGTTCGGCGTGGTGCCGAAGCCGCTCTGGGAGCGTCGAATCCCTGCGGACGAACGCAATCGTATTCCGTTGGCTCTCCGATGCCTCCTCGTCGAGGCCCCCGGCGCGCTCGTCCTGATTGATACGGGAATCGGGAACAAAGAGAGCGACAAGTTCCACGACTTATATGGCGTGGAGAACGAGGGCACTCCCTCCATGCTCGAGGATGGCATTCGGGCTGCCGGCTTTTCCCCGGACGATGTAGACATCGTACTCAACACGCATCTCCACTTCGACCACGCGGGAGGGAACACATTCGTGGACGCAGAAGGGCGTGTCGCTCCGTCATTTCCCCGTGCTCGTTACGTCGTGCAGAAGGGTGAATTCGACTTCGCTCATGGAGGGAACGAACGTGTTCGCGCCAGCTATCTGGCGCGAAATTTCGATCCGATCGCTGAAGCCGGTCTTTGGGATTTCGTCGAAGGGCCGGCGCAGGTGACGGAGGGAATAAGGGTCGTGCCCAGCCCTGGGCACACACCGTTTCACCAGTCTGTCCTTATCGAGAGCGAGGGTCGAACGGCGTGTTATTTGGCGGACGTCTGTCCGACGGCAGCCCACGTGCCTTTGCCGTGGATTATGGGCTACGACCTAGAGCCGTTAGTGACGCTCGAGTCGAAGCGAGGCCTGTGGACGCAAGCGCGAGAAGAGGATTGGCTGCTCGTGTTTGAGCACGATCCACAGGTAGCCTGGGGGCGACTGGATCCTGGATCAGACCGGCCAACGCTCGTGTCGCAATAA
- a CDS encoding exonuclease domain-containing protein, whose translation MTGTRDASLLRRAAEILKDNPTHTLDLAQAVLGLSGHPGAASAAVFQLLGADPRFLVDGEGMWTLDPTLAPLGVSLGEVSFAVVDVETTGGRAWDGSRITEIAIVEVCGGTIVDEYQTLVNPAMGIPAMITSLTGITGAMVSGAPYFEHIGEEITRRLEGRVFVAHNATFDWNFVSAELVRANLDVPTVPKLCTVRMVRRLVSTVRHRNLDVVTRHFGIEIDGRHRAYGDAFATARVLLRLLDEAAGRGIEDLATLQWYLKRRRQGKAFDPEQFSLELLGPESQTRKRRP comes from the coding sequence GTGACGGGAACTCGAGATGCATCGCTCCTTCGCCGGGCAGCGGAAATTCTCAAGGACAACCCTACCCACACGCTCGACTTGGCCCAGGCGGTGCTTGGGCTCTCTGGACATCCGGGGGCCGCTTCAGCGGCAGTATTCCAACTGCTTGGGGCCGATCCGCGGTTTTTGGTGGACGGTGAAGGCATGTGGACCCTCGATCCGACCTTGGCGCCGCTTGGGGTGTCCTTAGGGGAGGTCTCCTTTGCGGTTGTAGATGTGGAGACGACCGGTGGCCGGGCATGGGACGGGAGCCGTATTACGGAGATCGCGATCGTCGAGGTGTGCGGCGGCACGATCGTGGACGAATACCAGACCCTTGTGAACCCGGCCATGGGCATACCGGCGATGATTACATCACTCACCGGTATCACAGGAGCCATGGTCTCGGGAGCTCCCTATTTCGAACACATCGGCGAAGAGATTACGCGCAGGCTAGAAGGGCGGGTCTTTGTGGCGCATAACGCCACCTTCGACTGGAACTTCGTGTCGGCTGAGCTGGTGCGTGCCAACCTCGATGTGCCCACCGTGCCGAAGCTGTGCACTGTTCGCATGGTGCGTAGGCTCGTGTCCACCGTGAGGCACCGGAACCTCGATGTTGTGACCCGGCATTTCGGCATCGAGATCGATGGACGACACCGTGCCTACGGAGATGCGTTCGCCACCGCTCGTGTGTTACTTCGACTCCTGGACGAAGCAGCGGGACGGGGAATTGAGGATCTGGCCACGCTCCAGTGGTACTTGAAGCGCCGCCGCCAGGGGAAGGCGTTCGATCCTGAGCAGTTCTCACTCGAACTTCTCGGACCCGAATCACAGACCCGAAAGAGGCGCCCATGA
- a CDS encoding redox-sensing transcriptional repressor Rex, which yields MSRRISQSTVRRLSHYLRALEGFEGEGGGTVSSEELASRGQTTAAQVRKDLSHFGSFGKRGLGYNVEELRDRLKAILGVDRVWRVALIGAGRIGSALFEYPDFKERGYECVVVLDNDPEKVGVKWGETTIRDVHELEAVITDERIDLVVLAIPATAAQEIAERAVSVGIKGVLNFAPVQINVPAHVPVEDVNLVMELEALSFQITRRGAAE from the coding sequence GTGTCTAGACGCATTTCCCAATCGACGGTCCGCCGTCTGTCCCATTATCTCAGGGCTCTCGAGGGTTTCGAAGGCGAGGGCGGTGGGACGGTTTCGAGTGAAGAATTGGCCTCTCGCGGCCAAACGACGGCCGCTCAGGTCCGCAAAGACCTTTCGCACTTCGGTTCGTTTGGGAAGCGTGGGCTCGGCTACAACGTTGAGGAGCTTCGTGACCGCCTGAAAGCGATCCTCGGCGTGGATCGCGTTTGGAGGGTGGCCCTCATTGGAGCCGGCCGGATCGGATCTGCTCTCTTTGAATACCCCGACTTCAAGGAACGCGGCTACGAGTGTGTCGTGGTTCTCGATAACGACCCCGAGAAAGTCGGAGTCAAATGGGGAGAGACGACGATCAGGGACGTACACGAGCTGGAAGCTGTGATCACTGATGAACGCATCGATCTGGTCGTCCTGGCCATACCCGCCACCGCCGCTCAAGAAATTGCGGAACGTGCCGTGTCTGTTGGCATCAAAGGCGTCCTCAACTTTGCGCCAGTCCAGATCAATGTGCCCGCCCACGTCCCTGTCGAGGACGTGAATCTCGTGATGGAGCTGGAAGCACTGTCCTTCCAGATCACGCGGCGCGGGGCGGCGGAGTGA
- the rsmA gene encoding 16S rRNA (adenine(1518)-N(6)/adenine(1519)-N(6))-dimethyltransferase RsmA: MSDERHRAKRSLGQNFLVDHNLQRKIVASLGASPDDEVLEIGPGRGALTRHLVGSVRRLVLVELDNDLAAKWAEEYADRDDVVVVHGDVLATDLSAVLDSPEKALVVGNIPYNITSPIIFKLLEPPRPRDVVLMVQSEVADRVAAQVGTKAYGALSVGVRSVARAKRLFGVGRGAFRPVPGVDSAILRITPEHPAPMDTGEEAALRVLVRASFQWRRKQLQKILRDHPDLRVPTDSLDRLAEITEIDLSARPETLSPQVFMRLSAALPRA, translated from the coding sequence GTGTCTGACGAGCGACACAGAGCCAAGAGATCTCTAGGCCAGAACTTCCTCGTCGATCACAATCTCCAACGAAAGATCGTGGCCAGCCTGGGTGCGAGCCCTGACGATGAGGTGCTTGAAATTGGACCCGGCAGGGGCGCTCTGACCCGACATCTGGTGGGATCAGTACGCCGGCTCGTTCTCGTCGAGCTCGACAACGACCTGGCCGCTAAGTGGGCTGAGGAGTACGCAGATCGTGACGATGTCGTAGTTGTCCACGGCGACGTGTTGGCTACGGACCTCTCCGCGGTGTTGGACTCTCCCGAGAAGGCGTTGGTCGTCGGAAATATCCCCTACAACATCACGTCGCCGATCATCTTCAAGCTCCTCGAGCCGCCGCGCCCCAGGGACGTGGTCCTCATGGTCCAGTCCGAGGTGGCCGACAGGGTTGCAGCTCAAGTCGGGACAAAGGCGTATGGCGCGCTCTCAGTGGGTGTCCGCAGCGTGGCTCGAGCGAAGCGCCTTTTTGGGGTGGGTCGCGGAGCGTTCCGGCCCGTTCCGGGTGTGGACTCGGCGATTCTCCGAATCACGCCGGAGCACCCCGCCCCAATGGATACCGGTGAGGAAGCTGCCCTAAGGGTGCTGGTGCGTGCTTCATTCCAATGGCGCCGAAAACAACTGCAGAAGATTCTGCGTGATCACCCCGATCTCAGAGTCCCGACGGACTCGCTCGACCGTCTGGCGGAGATAACGGAGATCGACCTGTCCGCGCGGCCCGAGACGCTTTCGCCGCAGGTCTTCATGCGGCTATCGGCCGCGTTGCCGCGGGCGTAG
- a CDS encoding SpoIIE family protein phosphatase produces MSASGRLVLGTLPPPVVQTLHDFESAFGVSIRLVVPPAEPGAAVEIVYSSDVFDPTAQKQSRLVVAHHGPELELQVAGSGTPTETVLAVLAPALERSFEAAREFHFFTYELSERFEEINLLYSISETLGATLDIGDGARKILGEVRDVMGAKRGSLWVYEPDGDELHLAAEVGDDGRSGPLSAAHPDAVTSMVFREGQAIIASRRPTGEERATGESEDSFLSVPIRYTPASGESRTVGVVNLIGRHDGGRFSAANQKLLAAIASQIGAALENNRLVRESLSKERMAREMELANDLQMKLLPVPERFDWVEAAGRVQPAEQVGGDFYQLFQLAEGRVGVMLGDVSLHGFPSALIMTLTMSAAGIYAREGSSPAEVLRSLDDALAEELEATEMFLTVFYGVLDPAAGTLTYSNAGHPHAFAMRDDGDSLRLTATDPPVGFAGPDAFDEVTVEWDSERDLLLLFTDGLSDMLASSTRGDGESLILDTVATLRYRKATEIVEALFSLSPGDSEASKLGDDRAALVVRV; encoded by the coding sequence GTGAGCGCTTCGGGTCGGCTCGTCCTAGGGACGTTGCCGCCACCTGTTGTTCAGACCCTCCACGATTTCGAATCGGCGTTCGGGGTGTCGATTCGGTTGGTCGTGCCTCCCGCGGAACCCGGCGCGGCTGTTGAGATCGTCTACTCCAGTGACGTCTTCGATCCCACGGCTCAGAAACAGAGCCGGCTGGTTGTCGCGCATCATGGGCCAGAGTTGGAGTTGCAGGTTGCAGGGTCGGGCACGCCCACGGAGACGGTTCTGGCGGTTCTAGCGCCCGCGTTGGAACGCAGCTTTGAAGCTGCTCGAGAATTCCACTTCTTCACCTACGAGCTATCGGAACGATTCGAGGAGATCAACCTCCTCTATTCGATCAGTGAGACGCTCGGGGCGACGTTGGATATCGGTGATGGCGCACGGAAGATCCTAGGCGAGGTCCGTGACGTTATGGGCGCCAAGCGGGGGTCGCTCTGGGTTTACGAGCCGGATGGAGACGAACTGCACCTCGCGGCGGAGGTCGGTGATGATGGTCGATCCGGGCCGCTTTCCGCCGCACACCCTGACGCCGTCACCTCCATGGTCTTCCGAGAAGGACAGGCGATCATCGCATCTCGGCGTCCTACTGGAGAAGAGCGAGCGACAGGAGAGAGCGAAGATTCGTTCTTGTCGGTTCCTATCCGCTATACGCCGGCCTCGGGAGAATCTCGCACCGTGGGCGTCGTGAACCTCATCGGGCGTCACGACGGGGGCCGGTTCAGCGCTGCTAACCAGAAGCTGCTTGCTGCCATCGCTTCGCAGATTGGCGCGGCCCTCGAGAACAATCGCTTGGTGCGCGAGAGCCTCTCCAAGGAGCGGATGGCTCGCGAGATGGAACTCGCCAACGATCTCCAAATGAAGCTTCTGCCGGTGCCGGAGCGATTCGACTGGGTTGAGGCGGCAGGTCGGGTGCAGCCGGCAGAGCAGGTAGGGGGTGACTTCTACCAGCTATTTCAGCTTGCCGAGGGACGGGTTGGGGTCATGCTCGGCGATGTGTCGCTCCATGGATTCCCGTCGGCGCTCATCATGACGCTCACCATGAGCGCCGCTGGGATCTATGCACGGGAGGGCTCGTCCCCCGCTGAGGTATTGCGCTCCTTGGATGACGCTCTAGCCGAAGAGCTCGAGGCCACGGAGATGTTCCTCACGGTCTTCTACGGTGTCCTGGACCCGGCCGCGGGTACCCTGACGTATTCGAATGCTGGGCATCCCCACGCGTTCGCGATGCGGGACGATGGTGACTCACTGCGTCTCACCGCCACCGATCCACCGGTTGGCTTTGCGGGCCCAGACGCGTTCGATGAGGTGACAGTCGAATGGGATTCAGAGCGGGATTTACTTCTGCTGTTCACGGATGGCCTTTCGGATATGCTGGCGTCATCGACTCGCGGGGACGGAGAGAGCTTGATTCTGGACACTGTGGCTACGCTCAGGTACCGCAAGGCAACGGAGATCGTGGAGGCGCTGTTCTCGCTCTCTCCCGGGGACAGTGAGGCGAGTAAGCTCGGGGACGACCGTGCGGCTCTAGTGGTCCGTGTCTGA
- a CDS encoding ATP-binding protein, translating into MADDLVLELPSDVRSIEHVVDYVMSACKTCSCDARRMRLNFRVGLTEALSNAMTYGNGDDPAKRVRVEVTIKGARIEARITDQGVGFDPGSVPDPTSPDNLLKSGGRGLFLMRQLCDEVLFNDQGNQVTLVLCLEQGVPLEGGAQA; encoded by the coding sequence ATGGCTGACGACCTGGTACTCGAGTTGCCGAGCGATGTCCGTTCTATCGAACATGTCGTCGACTACGTCATGTCTGCGTGCAAGACGTGCAGTTGTGATGCCCGCCGGATGCGTCTGAACTTTCGCGTAGGGCTCACCGAGGCCCTCTCGAACGCGATGACGTACGGCAACGGTGATGACCCTGCCAAACGTGTCAGGGTCGAAGTGACCATAAAGGGTGCGCGTATCGAAGCGCGCATCACAGACCAGGGTGTCGGATTCGATCCCGGATCCGTACCCGATCCGACCTCGCCCGATAACCTGCTCAAGTCGGGCGGTAGAGGCCTATTCCTTATGCGTCAGCTGTGCGACGAAGTGTTGTTCAATGACCAAGGGAATCAGGTCACTTTGGTTCTTTGCCTTGAGCAAGGCGTTCCGCTTGAGGGCGGCGCCCAGGCGTGA
- a CDS encoding STAS domain-containing protein, translated as MGFQVSQSGGVTLVEVEGQLIVGNRQELKQRVLEQLEGGDRKFVVDFSSTGYIDSSGLGVLVSLSKKIREQGGELRLSSLNEDLRTLFELTKLDTLFRITDTKEEALDGF; from the coding sequence ATGGGCTTTCAGGTGTCACAGAGCGGTGGTGTCACGCTCGTCGAGGTCGAAGGTCAGCTAATCGTTGGGAACCGCCAGGAGTTGAAGCAGCGGGTCCTGGAGCAGTTGGAGGGCGGAGACCGAAAGTTCGTGGTCGACTTCTCGAGCACGGGCTATATCGACTCATCCGGACTTGGTGTCCTAGTGAGTCTCTCGAAGAAGATCCGGGAGCAGGGCGGAGAGCTTCGGCTTTCGAGCCTCAATGAGGACCTGCGGACCCTATTCGAGCTCACCAAGCTCGATACGCTGTTCCGCATCACGGATACGAAGGAAGAAGCCCTAGATGGCTTTTGA
- the coaD gene encoding pantetheine-phosphate adenylyltransferase codes for MTSKSPLIAIYPGSFDPITRGHEDIARRTLRVADRVIIAVAHTASTDKTHLFNVEERVDLIDEVFAEEDRIQAMSFGGLLVDFAREQNAHVVVRGLRAVSDFEYELQMAQMNQELSPEIETLFLVPEVDYSFLSSSLVRQVASLGGDVSRFVSPSVLAKLKERFHS; via the coding sequence ATGACATCCAAGAGTCCACTTATAGCGATCTACCCCGGCTCCTTCGACCCAATTACCCGCGGGCATGAGGACATTGCGAGGCGTACCCTTCGTGTCGCCGATCGCGTGATCATCGCGGTGGCGCACACGGCGAGCACCGACAAGACGCACCTCTTCAACGTAGAGGAGCGAGTGGACTTGATCGACGAGGTATTTGCGGAGGAAGATCGGATTCAGGCGATGTCCTTCGGGGGGCTACTCGTCGACTTCGCGAGAGAACAAAACGCGCATGTGGTGGTGCGAGGTCTCCGAGCTGTTTCGGACTTCGAGTACGAACTCCAGATGGCCCAAATGAACCAGGAATTGTCACCCGAGATCGAAACGTTGTTTCTCGTTCCCGAAGTGGATTACTCGTTCTTGTCGTCCTCTTTGGTCCGACAAGTCGCCTCGTTGGGCGGTGATGTGTCTCGTTTCGTTTCCCCTTCCGTTCTCGCAAAGCTGAAGGAACGGTTTCATAGCTAG
- the rsmD gene encoding 16S rRNA (guanine(966)-N(2))-methyltransferase RsmD, translating into MRIIGGAWRGRRLKALKGKNVRPTTDRVREAWMSAMGGRFDGLSVLDLFSGSGALGLEALSRGAERVVFVEQSRAARDVIRANIELLGAEAKCRVVSTDVFRFLLGRPGDFDLAVADPPYATGDAAKLVAHYLESPFARELWLEHPSRETLDVPETARTRRYGDTALTTLSES; encoded by the coding sequence TTGAGGATCATCGGAGGTGCCTGGCGGGGACGCCGGTTGAAAGCTCTGAAAGGCAAGAATGTTCGCCCGACCACGGATCGAGTCAGGGAAGCGTGGATGTCGGCGATGGGGGGGCGATTCGACGGACTGAGTGTGCTCGACCTGTTCTCCGGATCGGGCGCCCTTGGCCTGGAGGCGCTCAGTCGTGGTGCAGAACGTGTCGTCTTCGTCGAGCAGTCACGGGCCGCCAGAGACGTGATCCGCGCGAACATCGAGTTGCTCGGGGCGGAGGCAAAGTGCCGAGTCGTGTCCACGGACGTGTTCCGCTTTCTCCTGGGGCGACCGGGGGACTTCGATCTTGCCGTAGCGGATCCGCCATACGCCACGGGCGACGCGGCTAAGCTGGTGGCTCATTACCTCGAATCACCGTTTGCGCGCGAGCTTTGGTTGGAGCATCCTTCGCGCGAGACGTTGGACGTACCGGAGACCGCGCGCACCAGGCGCTACGGTGACACGGCCCTCACGACCCTTTCAGAGTCATGA